In Anaerobacillus isosaccharinicus, one genomic interval encodes:
- a CDS encoding MFS transporter: MTNAYDSVAKYVETAEKQKKLYKRTLLIVSISQIFGGAGLAAGITVGALLAQQMMGTDAWAGVPAALFTLGSAGAAFIVGKLSQQHGRRIGLTAGFMAGGIGALGVVSAAIINSLFLLFISLVIYGAGTATNLQARYAGTDLANKNQRATAISIAMVSATLGAFAGPNLVGVMGDFATQIGIPALSGPFILSGSAFILAGLVIFLFLRPDPFLIVKAMNVNIENNEEIITTSEQEKNKRGITVGATVMIISQMVMIAIMTMTPVHMGHHGHGLSEIGFVIGVHIGSMYLPSLITGVLVDKIGRTSMAIASGVTLLLSGMIAALAPSDSLFYLVIALALLGLGWNFGLISGTALIIDSTEVSSRAKTQGTIDVFIALAGASGGAMSGIVVASSSYTTLSLLGGFLSLLLIPVVVWSRRGNKYFDN; encoded by the coding sequence ATGACTAATGCGTATGACTCGGTGGCGAAATATGTCGAGACCGCAGAGAAACAAAAAAAATTATATAAACGTACGTTACTCATCGTTAGCATCTCTCAAATTTTTGGTGGAGCGGGGTTAGCTGCTGGAATAACAGTAGGTGCACTTCTAGCTCAACAAATGATGGGCACAGATGCCTGGGCTGGTGTCCCAGCTGCATTATTTACTCTCGGTTCTGCGGGAGCAGCATTTATCGTTGGGAAACTATCACAGCAACACGGTAGACGTATTGGATTAACAGCAGGTTTTATGGCTGGTGGAATAGGAGCTTTAGGTGTAGTTTCTGCTGCGATTATTAATAGTCTATTCCTCTTATTTATTTCCCTAGTTATATATGGCGCGGGTACGGCAACAAATTTACAAGCTCGTTATGCTGGAACTGACCTAGCTAATAAGAATCAACGTGCAACTGCAATAAGCATTGCCATGGTATCTGCAACTTTGGGAGCATTTGCGGGTCCCAACCTAGTAGGAGTGATGGGCGATTTTGCAACTCAAATTGGAATTCCTGCTCTTAGTGGTCCATTTATTTTATCTGGTTCAGCATTTATATTAGCTGGTCTCGTCATTTTTTTATTTCTAAGACCTGACCCTTTTTTAATAGTAAAAGCTATGAATGTGAATATTGAGAATAACGAAGAAATAATTACAACATCTGAACAAGAGAAAAATAAGCGCGGAATTACCGTTGGAGCAACGGTTATGATTATTTCGCAAATGGTAATGATCGCTATTATGACGATGACACCGGTCCATATGGGCCATCACGGTCACGGACTTAGTGAAATTGGCTTTGTTATTGGCGTTCATATCGGTTCGATGTATTTGCCATCACTAATTACAGGTGTTTTAGTAGATAAGATAGGTAGAACGTCAATGGCCATAGCTTCTGGGGTGACGTTGCTCCTATCCGGAATGATTGCTGCACTCGCTCCAAGTGATTCTTTATTTTATTTAGTTATTGCATTAGCATTGCTAGGGTTGGGCTGGAATTTTGGTTTAATTAGTGGTACAGCACTTATTATAGATTCCACAGAGGTTTCATCTCGTGCCAAAACACAAGGAACAATCGATGTTTTTATTGCTTTAGCTGGGGCATCCGGTGGAGCAATGTCTGGTATAGTTGTTGCTAGCTCTAGCTATACAACATTATCTTTATTAGGTGGTTTTTTGTCGTTGCTGCTTATTCCCGTAGTGGTTTGGTCACGTCGAGGGAATAAATATTTTGATAATTAA
- a CDS encoding DsrE family protein, with amino-acid sequence METKEAEKAWNAFRFANACLGREHDLRVFLMGEAVECEQVTHEKYNVANELNKYLENDGTLFACGTCIISRKLENQRVCPISTMNDCVDLVEWADKVVTF; translated from the coding sequence ATTGAAACAAAGGAAGCTGAAAAGGCTTGGAACGCTTTTCGATTTGCAAATGCATGTTTAGGAAGAGAGCATGACTTACGTGTATTCTTAATGGGGGAAGCAGTAGAGTGTGAACAAGTAACTCACGAAAAATATAATGTTGCAAACGAGTTGAACAAATACCTTGAAAACGATGGTACATTATTTGCTTGTGGAACGTGCATCATTTCAAGAAAACTTGAAAATCAAAGGGTATGTCCAATTTCAACAATGAATGATTGTGTTGATTTAGTAGAATGGGCGGATAAGGTAGTCACTTTCTAA
- a CDS encoding DDE-type integrase/transposase/recombinase, whose translation MLPQIITYLLTFINYQEQVIRTLLTLLIGKSMFDKPTEAPVNKPYRKLQVDDLPIIEVPQKLDFRLLLSEHLETKGKPLKPVQRRSKSTPVPLSMKCPTCGAPADYLYANNGAKGQYQCKVCSCLFSEKNRYLKEAILKCPHCSKTLEKVKERKDFHVYKCKNDACSYYQQKRNAMTQKEKNRFKEDPQAFKLRYIYRQFHIDFQPLAKHSPKRPRVDLSRIYVSPHTLGLILTYHVNYGLSARKTAALMKDVHGVSISHQSILNYENSVALWLKPYIDHYPYELSDQFCGDETYIRVNGRWHYLFFFFDAVKKVILSYPVSPNRDTATAIKAIDEVLLKLRKIPENLTFVVDGNPIYLLAQHFFAQHQIPFEVIQVIGLTNEDEVSKEYRPLKQIIERLNRTFKGNYRSTHGFGSEHGSVSFVTLFVAYFNFLRPHSALEGKVPVTLPELDKLPNMPARWTTLIGLAQDWISKQTA comes from the coding sequence TTGTTACCTCAAATTATAACCTATTTACTTACTTTTATAAACTACCAAGAACAAGTCATTCGAACATTGCTTACCCTACTAATCGGGAAAAGCATGTTTGATAAACCGACTGAAGCTCCAGTTAATAAACCTTATCGCAAGCTTCAAGTTGATGATCTACCGATCATTGAAGTTCCCCAAAAACTAGATTTTAGACTTTTATTATCTGAACACCTGGAGACTAAGGGGAAGCCTCTCAAACCAGTACAAAGACGATCGAAGTCAACACCCGTTCCTTTATCAATGAAATGTCCTACGTGTGGTGCTCCAGCAGATTACTTGTATGCGAACAATGGAGCGAAAGGACAATATCAATGTAAGGTGTGTTCGTGCCTTTTCAGTGAGAAAAACCGTTATCTCAAGGAAGCAATCCTGAAATGCCCTCACTGTTCAAAAACACTCGAAAAAGTGAAGGAAAGAAAAGACTTCCATGTGTACAAGTGTAAAAACGACGCTTGTTCTTATTACCAACAGAAACGTAATGCGATGACTCAAAAAGAGAAAAATCGGTTCAAAGAAGATCCTCAAGCCTTTAAACTTCGCTATATTTACCGCCAGTTTCACATTGATTTTCAACCATTAGCGAAGCATTCACCAAAGAGACCGAGAGTTGATCTATCAAGAATTTATGTGTCTCCACATACGCTTGGACTGATTTTGACTTATCACGTCAATTATGGACTTTCAGCCCGTAAAACAGCAGCGTTGATGAAAGATGTACATGGTGTATCAATTTCTCATCAAAGCATTTTAAATTACGAAAATAGTGTGGCATTGTGGTTGAAACCTTATATTGATCACTATCCTTACGAGCTTTCAGATCAATTCTGTGGTGACGAAACATACATCCGCGTAAATGGCCGTTGGCATTACCTGTTTTTCTTTTTTGATGCCGTGAAGAAAGTCATTCTCTCTTATCCTGTGTCACCCAATCGAGATACAGCTACGGCTATTAAAGCGATAGACGAAGTGTTGTTAAAGCTTAGGAAAATCCCAGAAAACCTAACTTTCGTTGTCGATGGCAATCCCATTTACTTATTAGCACAACACTTTTTTGCCCAGCATCAAATCCCGTTTGAGGTGATTCAGGTAATTGGCTTAACCAACGAAGACGAGGTATCAAAGGAATATCGACCTCTCAAACAAATTATCGAGCGGCTAAATCGTACCTTTAAAGGAAACTATCGATCCACTCATGGTTTCGGGTCAGAACATGGTTCTGTTTCTTTTGTGACCTTGTTCGTTGCTTACTTTAACTTTCTAAGACCACATTCAGCTTTAGAAGGGAAAGTACCAGTAACGCTTCCTGAGCTAGATAAGCTTCCAAACATGCCTGCTAGATGGACAACTCTTATTGGTCTTGCCCAGGATTGGATAAGTAAGCAAACTGCCTAA